One Alcaligenes ammonioxydans DNA segment encodes these proteins:
- the cysM gene encoding cysteine synthase CysM, whose amino-acid sequence MKNYPTIEDTVGQTPLVRLQRIPGEFGQARGNVLLAKLEGNNPAGSVKDRAARSMIQQAERRGDIKPGDTLIEATSGNTGIALAMIAAVRGYKMILIMPDNLSLERRASMTAYGAQLILTPADQGGMEYARDLALKMQAQGQGKVLDQFANKDNPDAHIHSTGPEIWQQTDGQVTHFVSAMGTTGTIMGVGNYLRSQNSGIVVVGAQPAPGAQIAGIRKWPEHYLPKIYDPSKVDMFEEIGQQEAEVMTRRMAAEEGICAGISSGGALVAAMRVAQRVQNATIVFIVCDRGDRYLSTGIFN is encoded by the coding sequence ATGAAAAACTATCCCACCATTGAAGATACCGTCGGTCAGACCCCTCTGGTACGGTTGCAACGCATACCAGGTGAGTTCGGACAGGCGCGCGGTAACGTCTTGTTGGCCAAGCTGGAGGGCAATAACCCGGCAGGTTCGGTGAAAGATCGCGCTGCCCGCTCCATGATTCAGCAGGCCGAGCGCCGCGGTGATATCAAGCCGGGGGACACCTTGATCGAGGCCACCAGCGGCAACACCGGGATTGCCCTTGCCATGATTGCGGCCGTTCGTGGCTACAAGATGATTTTGATCATGCCCGATAATCTGTCGCTGGAGCGTCGTGCCTCCATGACGGCTTACGGGGCCCAGCTGATTCTGACACCCGCCGATCAAGGCGGTATGGAATACGCTCGTGATCTGGCTTTGAAGATGCAGGCCCAGGGGCAGGGCAAGGTGCTGGATCAGTTTGCCAATAAGGATAATCCGGACGCGCACATACACAGTACTGGCCCGGAGATCTGGCAGCAGACAGATGGCCAGGTTACGCACTTTGTCAGTGCCATGGGGACCACAGGCACCATCATGGGAGTCGGCAATTATTTGCGCAGCCAAAATAGCGGCATTGTCGTGGTGGGGGCGCAGCCTGCGCCGGGAGCGCAAATTGCGGGCATTCGTAAGTGGCCGGAGCATTATCTGCCCAAGATCTACGACCCCTCCAAGGTGGATATGTTCGAGGAAATCGGCCAGCAGGAGGCCGAAGTCATGACACGCCGTATGGCGGCCGAAGAGGGGATCTGTGCCGGTATTTCGTCTGGCGGCGCGCTGGTGGCGGCCATGCGCGTGGCCCAGCGCGTGCAAAACGCCACCATCGTTTTTATAGTGTGCGATCGTGGCGACCGCTATTTGTCCACTGGTATCTTCAATTAA
- the rfaE1 gene encoding D-glycero-beta-D-manno-heptose-7-phosphate kinase: MMSFPAQAVAASRVLVVGDVMLDRYWFGDVDRISPEAPVPVVKMGRVEDRLGGAANVARNIAALGAQASLLGVIGQDEAGRTVQELAKADHVQAHWVQDPVMPTSLKLRVLGRQQQLLRVDFEESPALSALDQLQQTMSDLLDQHQVLVLSDYAKGALAQVESLIALARSKNIPVLVDPKGKTYERYQGATILTPNRSEMQEAVGAWKDEDDLMRRAQDLRRKLNLECLLITRSEQGMTLFTEQGREHVEAQAQEVFDVSGAGDTVLATLAVMRAAGLDWLQAMRWANRAGGIVVGKLGTSIVTAKELA, encoded by the coding sequence ATGATGAGCTTCCCAGCGCAAGCTGTTGCCGCCAGCCGTGTGCTGGTGGTGGGGGATGTCATGCTGGACCGCTATTGGTTTGGTGACGTGGACCGTATTTCTCCCGAAGCGCCAGTTCCTGTGGTCAAGATGGGACGGGTCGAGGATCGCCTTGGCGGCGCGGCCAACGTTGCCCGCAATATTGCGGCTTTGGGGGCACAGGCCAGCTTGCTGGGTGTAATCGGACAGGACGAGGCTGGCAGGACGGTGCAGGAACTGGCCAAAGCGGACCACGTGCAGGCTCATTGGGTGCAGGACCCGGTCATGCCCACTTCCTTGAAGTTACGCGTTCTGGGTCGGCAGCAGCAATTGCTGCGGGTGGATTTTGAAGAAAGTCCCGCCCTCTCTGCGCTGGATCAGTTGCAGCAAACCATGAGTGATTTGCTGGACCAGCATCAGGTGTTGGTCTTGTCGGACTACGCAAAAGGCGCGTTGGCGCAGGTGGAAAGCTTGATCGCCCTGGCGCGATCGAAGAATATCCCCGTTCTGGTTGATCCCAAGGGCAAAACGTACGAACGCTATCAAGGGGCCACAATCCTGACGCCAAACCGTTCGGAAATGCAAGAAGCGGTAGGTGCCTGGAAAGATGAGGATGATTTGATGCGACGCGCTCAGGACCTGCGTCGCAAACTGAATCTGGAGTGTTTGCTGATTACGCGCTCCGAACAAGGCATGACCTTGTTCACCGAACAAGGACGTGAGCACGTAGAGGCACAGGCCCAAGAGGTGTTTGATGTCTCGGGTGCTGGGGACACGGTATTGGCAACCTTGGCAGTGATGCGTGCCGCTGGCCTGGACTGGTTGCAAGCCATGCGTTGGGCGAATCGCGCGGGAGGTATCGTGGTCGGAAAATTGGGTACGTCGATTGTGACGGCAAAGGAATTGGCATGA
- the rfaD gene encoding ADP-glyceromanno-heptose 6-epimerase, which translates to MIVVTGGAGFIGSNLVKGLNQQGISDILVVDDLSDGDKFVNLVQGQIADYMDKDDFRARLARDEFSNIEAVLHQGACSDTTERNGQFMMDNNYRVTLEIFEYCQAKRIPLLYASSAAVYGAGPLYAEDLSNEAPLNVYGYSKFLFDQVLRRHLDSLRAPVVGLRYFNVYGPQEQHKGRMASVAYHNMLQYRRDGHVLLFGGWDGYVNGGQQRDFVFIDDVVSVNLHFLGQDKQSGVFNCGSGRAQPFNDVAQTVVNTLREHDGLPALELEDLVSQQFLQYIPFPDDLKGRYQSHTQADLTQLRAAGYDKPFHDVQTGVAEYVRRLLQSGALR; encoded by the coding sequence ATGATTGTAGTGACCGGTGGCGCTGGTTTTATTGGCAGCAATTTGGTGAAAGGCCTTAACCAGCAGGGGATAAGCGACATTCTGGTCGTGGATGACCTGAGCGATGGCGACAAGTTCGTCAATCTGGTTCAGGGTCAGATTGCCGACTACATGGATAAGGATGATTTTCGTGCCCGCTTGGCGCGTGACGAGTTCTCCAATATCGAAGCCGTGCTGCATCAGGGAGCCTGCTCGGACACTACCGAGCGCAATGGCCAGTTCATGATGGACAATAACTACCGGGTAACCCTGGAGATCTTTGAATACTGTCAGGCCAAGCGCATCCCGTTGTTATATGCCTCCTCAGCGGCGGTTTATGGTGCCGGTCCGCTGTATGCCGAAGACCTGAGCAACGAAGCGCCGTTGAATGTCTACGGATACTCCAAGTTCCTGTTCGACCAGGTGTTGCGCCGCCATCTGGACAGCCTGCGCGCACCTGTGGTGGGATTGCGTTACTTTAATGTCTATGGTCCGCAAGAGCAGCATAAAGGCCGGATGGCCTCGGTGGCCTACCATAATATGCTTCAGTACCGCCGCGACGGTCATGTCCTCTTGTTTGGCGGCTGGGACGGGTATGTGAATGGCGGCCAGCAGCGCGACTTCGTTTTTATTGACGATGTCGTGTCGGTGAATCTGCATTTTCTCGGGCAGGACAAGCAGTCGGGTGTCTTCAATTGTGGTTCGGGTCGCGCCCAACCTTTCAATGATGTGGCACAAACGGTCGTCAACACCTTGCGCGAGCACGACGGCTTGCCAGCGCTTGAGCTGGAGGATCTGGTATCGCAGCAGTTTCTGCAGTACATACCCTTCCCGGATGATTTGAAGGGGCGCTATCAAAGCCATACTCAGGCAGACTTGACCCAGTTGCGCGCGGCTGGCTATGACAAACCTTTCCATGATGTGCAGACTGGCGTGGCCGAATACGTGCGTCGTTTATTGCAATCGGGTGCGCTGCGCTAA
- a CDS encoding ComEA family DNA-binding protein → MCIPLNVFPVFHGRTRQQPSWRSSVLRVLVALWMLGPWGLAVALDLNTANAQELQQIKGIGPRTAELILEERQRGGPFDSLQDLADRVKGIGAKKIITMEQSGLKVETGKAAGKALANKTDADIRRKP, encoded by the coding sequence ATGTGTATTCCGCTCAATGTATTTCCCGTGTTCCATGGTCGTACGCGCCAGCAGCCCAGTTGGCGCAGTAGCGTGCTGCGTGTGTTAGTTGCGCTGTGGATGTTGGGTCCCTGGGGCCTGGCGGTCGCGCTGGATCTCAATACGGCCAATGCCCAGGAGCTGCAACAAATCAAAGGCATAGGTCCCCGCACGGCTGAACTGATCCTGGAGGAGCGCCAGCGCGGTGGGCCTTTTGACTCCTTGCAGGACTTGGCCGATCGGGTCAAGGGAATAGGCGCAAAAAAAATTATCACGATGGAGCAGTCAGGTCTGAAAGTGGAGACCGGCAAAGCCGCGGGCAAGGCGCTTGCCAATAAGACCGATGCGGATATACGAAGAAAGCCGTAG